In Mesorhizobium sp., one DNA window encodes the following:
- a CDS encoding ABC-F family ATP-binding cassette domain-containing protein, protein MAPPLLKLDGIRLTFGGTPLLDGAELSVTAGDRIALVGRNGSGKSTLLKIAAGLVEAQDGEVFCHPSATVRYLPQAPDFDGFATVRAYAEAGRGPADDPHRVTYLLEHLGLTGEEDPKTLSGGESRRAALARVMAPEPDILLLDEPTNHLDLATIEWLEEELQRSKSAIVLISHDRRFLERVSRATVWLDRGQTKRLDRGFAHFEEWRDQVLEEEEREQHKLGRQIVREEHWLRYGVTARRKRNMRRLGELQSMRQKHRSHRGAEGVAKMAASDAAESGKLVIEAKGISKSFGELEVVKNFSIRINRGDRIGLVGPNGAGKTTLLRMLIGDLTPDAGTVRLGVNLEVATLDQKRESLDPDETLAHYLTRGRGESLTVNGQDKHVASYMKDFLFKPEQMRTPVRELSGGERARLMLARILAQPANLLVLDEPTNDLDMETLDLLQELVAGFAGTVILVSHDRDFLDRTVTSTIAPEGDGRWIEYAGGYADMLAQRGSRTFDRRAVKDKPAKEAAASVSATAPQASSKKLSYKQKFALENLPKKMEETGAKIAALEARLADPTLFSKDPSGFQKIAASLDAERASLHAMEEEWLELEMLREEIEG, encoded by the coding sequence ATGGCACCACCGCTTCTCAAGCTCGACGGCATTCGCCTGACCTTCGGCGGCACCCCGCTGCTGGACGGAGCCGAGCTATCGGTAACGGCCGGCGACCGGATCGCGCTGGTCGGCCGCAACGGGTCCGGCAAGTCGACCCTGCTCAAGATCGCCGCGGGACTGGTCGAGGCGCAGGACGGCGAGGTGTTCTGTCATCCCTCGGCCACCGTGCGTTACCTGCCGCAGGCGCCTGATTTCGACGGCTTCGCCACGGTCCGCGCCTATGCCGAGGCGGGGCGGGGGCCGGCGGACGACCCGCACCGCGTCACCTATCTGCTCGAGCACTTGGGGCTGACCGGCGAGGAGGACCCGAAGACGCTGTCAGGCGGCGAATCACGCCGCGCGGCGCTGGCCCGCGTCATGGCGCCGGAGCCCGACATCCTTCTGCTCGACGAGCCGACCAACCATCTCGACCTTGCGACGATCGAATGGCTGGAGGAGGAACTGCAGCGGTCGAAATCGGCGATCGTGCTGATCTCGCACGACCGGCGCTTCCTCGAACGGGTCTCGCGCGCCACGGTCTGGCTCGACCGCGGCCAGACGAAGCGCCTCGACCGCGGCTTTGCCCATTTCGAGGAATGGCGCGACCAGGTGCTGGAGGAGGAAGAGCGCGAGCAGCACAAGCTCGGCCGGCAGATCGTGCGCGAGGAGCACTGGCTGCGCTACGGCGTGACGGCCAGGCGCAAGCGCAACATGCGCCGACTGGGCGAACTGCAGTCGATGCGGCAGAAGCACCGCAGTCATCGCGGCGCCGAGGGCGTGGCGAAGATGGCGGCCAGCGACGCAGCCGAGAGCGGCAAGCTGGTGATCGAGGCGAAGGGAATTTCCAAAAGCTTCGGCGAACTCGAAGTGGTGAAGAATTTTTCGATCCGCATCAACCGCGGCGACCGCATAGGCCTGGTCGGTCCGAATGGGGCGGGCAAGACGACGCTGCTCCGCATGCTGATCGGAGACCTCACGCCGGACGCGGGCACGGTTCGGCTCGGCGTCAATCTCGAGGTCGCGACGCTCGACCAGAAGCGGGAGTCGCTCGACCCGGACGAGACGCTGGCGCACTACCTGACGCGCGGGCGCGGCGAAAGCCTGACGGTGAACGGGCAGGACAAGCATGTCGCGTCGTATATGAAGGACTTCCTGTTCAAGCCGGAGCAGATGCGCACACCGGTTCGGGAACTGTCGGGCGGCGAACGGGCGCGGCTGATGCTGGCGCGCATCCTGGCGCAGCCGGCGAACCTGCTGGTGCTCGACGAGCCGACCAACGATCTCGACATGGAGACGCTGGACCTTTTGCAGGAGCTGGTCGCGGGGTTCGCCGGCACGGTGATCCTGGTCAGCCACGACCGCGACTTCCTCGACCGCACGGTGACCTCGACCATCGCGCCGGAGGGCGACGGTCGCTGGATCGAATATGCCGGCGGCTATGCCGACATGCTGGCGCAGCGCGGCTCAAGAACCTTCGATCGGCGCGCGGTGAAGGACAAGCCGGCGAAGGAGGCGGCGGCCTCGGTCTCCGCGACCGCGCCGCAGGCGTCCTCGAAGAAGCTGTCCTACAAGCAGAAGTTCGCGCTCGAAAACCTGCCGAAGAAGATGGAGGAGACGGGCGCGAAGATCGCGGCGCTGGAAGCCAGGCTCGCCGACCCGACGCTGTTTTCCAAGGACCCCTCGGGTTTCCAGAAAATCGCCGCCAGCCTCGACGCCGAGCGCGCTTCGCTCCACGCCATGGAGGAGGAATGGCTGGAGCTGGAGATGCTGCGCGAGGAGATCGAGGGGTAG
- a CDS encoding DUF1287 domain-containing protein: MKRRMFLTAGIGAFCAGIAPDGARATPTAEPWAIKLIEAASAQVGVTVIYDPSYTRLDFPNGDVPRERGVCTDVIIRAYRDAFDIDLQSLVHADMRAAFSTYPRIWGLSRPDRNIDHRRVPNLETFLERKGAAVPVSDDADDYLPGDLVTQRLPGGLPHIGIVSDARSSFGGARPLMIHNIGAGARIEDVLFGFRIVGHFRFPPAA; the protein is encoded by the coding sequence ATGAAGCGACGGATGTTCCTGACCGCCGGTATCGGGGCGTTCTGCGCCGGCATCGCTCCCGACGGGGCGCGGGCCACGCCTACGGCCGAGCCCTGGGCGATCAAACTCATCGAGGCGGCGAGCGCCCAGGTGGGGGTGACCGTCATCTACGATCCGTCCTATACCCGGCTCGACTTCCCGAACGGCGACGTGCCGCGCGAGCGCGGCGTCTGCACGGACGTCATCATCCGCGCCTATCGGGACGCCTTCGACATCGATCTGCAGAGCCTGGTACATGCCGACATGCGCGCGGCGTTCTCCACCTATCCGAGGATATGGGGCCTGTCGCGGCCGGACCGCAACATCGACCACCGGCGCGTGCCCAACCTGGAGACGTTCCTGGAACGCAAGGGCGCGGCCGTTCCCGTGTCCGACGATGCGGATGACTACCTGCCCGGCGATCTGGTGACGCAACGCCTGCCAGGCGGCCTGCCGCATATCGGCATCGTCTCCGATGCGCGCAGCAGCTTCGGTGGCGCCCGGCCGCTGATGATTCACAATATCGGCGCGGGCGCCCGGATCGAGGACGTGCTGTTCGGCTTCCGGATCGTCGGACACTTCCGCTTTCCGCCGGCGGCCTGA
- a CDS encoding type II toxin-antitoxin system CcdA family antitoxin, with protein sequence MLTKTPKPQRKATNLSLDQRVVAEAKELELNVSRIAEEAISDAVRAERNRRWKEENREALESSNEWVRKNGLPLAKYRPF encoded by the coding sequence ATGTTGACGAAGACACCCAAGCCGCAGCGCAAGGCGACCAACCTGTCGCTGGATCAGAGGGTCGTCGCCGAGGCGAAGGAACTTGAACTCAACGTTTCGCGGATCGCAGAAGAGGCGATTTCCGATGCCGTGCGGGCAGAAAGGAACCGTCGCTGGAAAGAGGAGAACCGCGAGGCGCTCGAGAGTTCGAATGAGTGGGTCCGGAAGAATGGACTCCCGCTCGCGAAATACCGCCCGTTCTGA
- a CDS encoding usg protein, whose protein sequence is MRDSEMELMLKGYGLTTAEILYRMPDHPSVLQTYLWQDYDLAPKFPVLNSFIDFWRTKLEGPLHSIRYTHRRLISPSEWRKVDGEILLN, encoded by the coding sequence ATGCGCGACAGTGAAATGGAACTGATGCTCAAGGGCTACGGCCTGACGACGGCCGAAATCCTCTACCGGATGCCCGACCATCCGAGCGTGCTGCAGACCTATCTGTGGCAGGACTACGACCTTGCTCCGAAGTTCCCGGTGCTCAACTCCTTCATCGACTTCTGGCGGACGAAGCTGGAAGGGCCGCTGCATTCGATCCGCTATACGCACCGGCGGCTGATCTCACCCAGCGAATGGCGCAAAGTCGACGGCGAGATCCTTCTGAACTGA
- a CDS encoding thiamine diphosphokinase produces the protein MSLFAVLLGGELTVTPRVAALSAGARVVAADSGIRQAAALGVVPELWVGDFDSSSAEDFEKHRNVPRQTFPAAKDKTDGELAIDIAIARGASSLLILGAFGGERADHEFLHLALALRLAERGFDVILSSGIQEGRPVLPGRHSFDYAYGTLFSILGFTDISGLSIEGAEWPLDRIHMEFGSSLTISNRVTGPLSVSLESGRALLVAQTLDRS, from the coding sequence ATGAGCCTTTTTGCAGTCCTTCTCGGCGGCGAGCTGACGGTGACGCCGCGCGTCGCCGCGTTGTCCGCGGGCGCGCGCGTCGTCGCGGCGGATTCCGGCATCCGCCAGGCGGCGGCGCTCGGTGTCGTGCCGGAACTCTGGGTCGGCGATTTCGACTCCTCGTCGGCCGAGGATTTCGAAAAGCACCGGAACGTGCCGCGCCAGACCTTTCCCGCAGCCAAAGACAAGACCGACGGCGAACTCGCCATCGATATCGCGATCGCCAGGGGCGCGTCGTCGCTGCTCATCCTCGGCGCATTCGGCGGCGAGCGGGCCGACCACGAGTTCCTGCACCTGGCGCTGGCGCTGCGGCTCGCCGAGCGGGGCTTCGACGTGATCTTGTCCAGCGGCATTCAGGAAGGGCGTCCGGTGCTGCCGGGCAGGCATTCGTTCGACTACGCCTACGGCACGCTGTTCTCTATCCTCGGCTTCACCGACATCTCGGGGCTGAGCATCGAAGGGGCGGAATGGCCGCTCGACCGGATTCATATGGAATTCGGCTCATCGCTGACCATTTCCAACCGAGTGACCGGGCCGCTTTCGGTCTCGCTCGAGAGCGGCCGGGCACTGCTCGTCGCGCAGACCCTGGATCGCTCCTGA
- a CDS encoding CcdB family protein has protein sequence MARFDVYESSGGLFVDVQADTLDVLDTRVIIPLMTPEVAPKPARRLNPKIVFRGQDYYLQTQYISAVTPYELGRRCGDLKDERDRIVAALDVLFQGV, from the coding sequence ATGGCCAGGTTCGACGTCTATGAATCGTCGGGCGGGCTTTTCGTCGACGTTCAGGCCGACACCCTGGATGTCTTGGACACTCGGGTGATCATCCCTTTGATGACGCCGGAGGTTGCTCCGAAGCCTGCCCGCCGGCTCAATCCCAAGATCGTCTTTCGCGGGCAGGACTACTACCTCCAGACTCAATACATTTCGGCGGTAACTCCCTACGAACTCGGGCGAAGGTGTGGGGATCTGAAAGACGAGCGTGACCGTATCGTGGCCGCGCTGGACGTGCTTTTTCAGGGTGTGTGA
- the acs gene encoding acetate--CoA ligase, translating to MSEVNIHKVQPAWKKNALIDNDTYLKWYAESVKNPDRFWAKHGKRIDWFKPYTKVKNTSFNGKVSIKWYEDGQTNVSYNCIDRHLKKRGNQTAIIWEGDNPYDDKKITYRELYENVCRLANVMKKHGVKKGDRVTIYMPMIPEAAYAMLACTRIGAIHSIVFGGFSPDALAGRIVDCESTFVITADEGLRGGKTIPLKENTDKAIDIAAKNFVMVKNVLVVRRTGGKVGWANGRDLWYHDEIGTVKPECKPEKMKAEDPLFILYTSGSTGKPKGVLHTTGGYLVYASMTHQYVFDYHDGDIYWCTADVGWVTGHSYIVYGPLANGATTLMFEGVPNYPSVSRFWEVIDKHKVNIFYTAPTAIRALMGAGDAPVKKTSRKSLRVLGSVGEPINPEAWEWYFNVVGEKKSPIVDTWWQTETGGILITPLPGATDLKAGSATRPFFGVKPQLVDNEGNVLEGAADGNLCITDSWPGQMRTVYGDHERFIQTYFSTYKGKYFTGDGCRRDDDGYYWITGRVDDVINVSGHRMGTAEVESALVAHDKVSEAAVVGYPHDIKGQGIYCYVTLMAGVEPTDELRKELVAFVRKEIGAIASPDKIQFAPGLPKTRSGKIMRRILRKIAEDDFAALGDTSTLADPAVVDDLIGNRQNKKA from the coding sequence ATGTCGGAAGTCAACATCCACAAGGTCCAGCCTGCGTGGAAGAAAAACGCGCTGATCGACAACGACACCTATCTGAAGTGGTATGCCGAGAGCGTGAAGAACCCCGACCGGTTCTGGGCCAAGCACGGCAAGCGCATCGACTGGTTCAAGCCCTACACCAAGGTCAAGAACACCTCCTTCAACGGCAAGGTCTCGATCAAGTGGTACGAGGACGGCCAGACCAACGTCTCCTACAACTGCATCGACCGCCACCTGAAGAAGCGCGGCAACCAGACCGCCATCATCTGGGAAGGCGACAACCCCTACGACGACAAGAAGATCACCTACCGTGAACTCTACGAAAATGTCTGCCGCCTCGCCAACGTGATGAAGAAGCACGGCGTCAAGAAGGGCGACCGCGTCACCATCTACATGCCGATGATCCCGGAAGCGGCCTATGCGATGCTCGCCTGCACCCGCATCGGCGCGATCCATTCGATCGTCTTCGGCGGCTTCTCGCCCGACGCGCTCGCCGGCCGCATCGTCGACTGCGAATCGACCTTCGTCATCACCGCAGACGAAGGCCTGCGCGGCGGCAAGACGATTCCGCTGAAGGAGAACACCGACAAGGCGATCGACATCGCCGCCAAGAACTTCGTCATGGTCAAGAACGTGCTGGTCGTGCGCCGCACCGGCGGCAAGGTCGGCTGGGCCAACGGCCGCGACCTCTGGTACCACGACGAGATCGGCACGGTGAAACCCGAGTGCAAGCCGGAGAAGATGAAGGCGGAGGACCCGCTGTTCATCCTCTACACGTCCGGTTCGACCGGCAAGCCGAAGGGCGTGCTGCACACCACCGGCGGCTATCTTGTCTATGCCTCGATGACGCATCAGTACGTCTTCGATTACCATGACGGAGACATCTACTGGTGCACCGCCGACGTCGGCTGGGTCACCGGCCACAGCTACATCGTCTACGGCCCGCTCGCCAACGGCGCCACCACGCTGATGTTCGAGGGCGTGCCCAACTACCCGTCGGTCTCGCGCTTCTGGGAAGTGATCGACAAGCACAAGGTCAACATCTTCTACACCGCCCCCACCGCCATCCGCGCCCTGATGGGCGCCGGCGATGCGCCCGTGAAGAAGACCTCGCGCAAGTCGCTGCGCGTGCTGGGTTCGGTCGGCGAGCCGATCAACCCCGAAGCCTGGGAATGGTATTTCAACGTCGTCGGCGAGAAGAAGTCGCCGATCGTCGACACCTGGTGGCAGACCGAGACCGGCGGTATCCTGATCACGCCCCTGCCGGGCGCCACCGACCTCAAGGCCGGCTCGGCGACGCGCCCCTTCTTCGGCGTCAAGCCGCAGCTCGTCGACAACGAGGGCAACGTGCTGGAAGGCGCCGCCGACGGCAATCTCTGCATCACCGATTCCTGGCCCGGCCAGATGCGCACGGTCTACGGCGACCACGAGCGCTTCATCCAGACCTACTTCTCGACCTACAAGGGCAAGTATTTCACCGGCGACGGCTGCCGCCGCGACGACGACGGCTATTACTGGATCACCGGCCGCGTCGACGACGTCATCAACGTCTCCGGCCACCGCATGGGCACGGCCGAGGTCGAATCGGCGCTGGTCGCCCACGACAAGGTCTCGGAAGCCGCCGTCGTCGGCTATCCGCACGACATCAAGGGTCAGGGCATCTACTGCTACGTGACCCTGATGGCCGGCGTCGAACCGACCGACGAGCTGCGCAAGGAACTCGTCGCCTTCGTCCGCAAGGAGATCGGCGCGATTGCCTCCCCCGACAAGATCCAGTTCGCCCCCGGCCTGCCCAAGACCCGCTCCGGCAAGATCATGCGCCGCATCCTGCGCAAGATCGCCGAGGACGATTTCGCCGCACTGGGGGACACCTCGACGCTGGCGGATCCGGCCGTGGTGGATGATCTCATCGGCAACAGGCAGAACAAGAAAGCTTAG